The following proteins come from a genomic window of Rhodohalobacter sp. 614A:
- a CDS encoding dihydroorotate dehydrogenase-like protein: MNLETTYLGIKLKNPIVPSASPLSSDVGNVKKMEDMGAAAVVLYSLFEEQIERENRALDHFLTTTGESYAEAISYFPEPEEFNNVEAEEYLEHIRILKESVDIPIIGSLNGVSKGGWMSYAQKMEEAGADAIELNIYYIAADPDRTSAMIEQMYYDNVRAVKKSVHIPVAIKLSPYFTSFANMAKLLQGAGADGLVLFNRFYQPDFDLENLEVLPSLELSYPFEKRLPLRWIAILRPYITCSLAATTGIHTAEDVIKMILAGADVAMATSLLLKKGIQEVSVLLRDLENWMEMKGYESVYQMKGAMSSASVAEPAAFERANYLRILQSYKPHQTVK, from the coding sequence ATGAATCTTGAAACCACCTACCTCGGAATCAAACTAAAAAATCCAATTGTGCCTTCGGCATCTCCGCTTTCCAGTGATGTTGGAAACGTTAAAAAGATGGAAGATATGGGAGCCGCGGCCGTTGTTCTCTATTCACTTTTTGAAGAGCAGATCGAGAGAGAAAACCGTGCACTGGATCACTTTCTGACCACAACCGGGGAGAGTTACGCGGAGGCGATCAGCTATTTCCCTGAACCGGAGGAGTTCAACAATGTTGAGGCCGAAGAATACCTGGAGCATATCCGGATTCTAAAGGAGTCCGTTGATATTCCAATTATCGGGAGCCTGAACGGCGTGTCAAAAGGCGGATGGATGTCATACGCACAAAAGATGGAAGAGGCCGGAGCGGATGCTATTGAGTTGAACATTTATTACATCGCGGCTGATCCGGATCGAACCTCGGCCATGATTGAGCAGATGTATTACGATAATGTGCGTGCTGTGAAGAAATCAGTTCATATTCCGGTGGCGATTAAGCTTTCGCCTTACTTTACATCGTTTGCCAATATGGCCAAACTGTTGCAGGGAGCAGGTGCTGACGGCCTGGTTCTGTTCAACCGTTTTTATCAGCCGGATTTTGATCTTGAAAACCTGGAAGTTTTGCCAAGCCTGGAGCTCAGTTATCCGTTTGAGAAGAGATTGCCATTGCGCTGGATAGCGATTCTTCGACCGTATATAACTTGCAGCCTGGCCGCTACAACAGGCATTCATACAGCAGAAGATGTAATCAAAATGATACTGGCCGGCGCTGATGTGGCTATGGCAACATCGCTTCTTCTCAAAAAGGGAATCCAGGAGGTAAGTGTATTGCTTAGGGATCTTGAGAACTGGATGGAGATGAAAGGGTACGAATCCGTTTATCAAATGAAGGGAGCGATGAGTTCGGCTTCTGTTGCAGAACCGGCTGCTTTTGAACGGGCAAACTACTTGAGAATTCTGCAAAGCTACAAACCACATCAAACAGTTAAATAG